The sequence acaagtaaaactttcAACAACCCTGACCTCGTCCAGCACTCCGGCCCCCAAATTTGAGGGGAAAGGCCTCCTTTCCCCCCAAAACTCTCACTTTCCTTTTCAAAACTCCATAATTGTAGAGTTCACCTgaggacaaaaacatcattactgtaaaacagcatttttcaCCCAcacttatttataaaacaacatgtgCAGTATTTCTAAGCACTTCGAagttttttatgtctgtttttttttagtcccaGATGCTCTTTCTAGTGAACTACTTGGGATTACTATGCAAAGGATGAGTGACAACCTACACAAACACTGTAGTGATgccaaataaaaagtaacaacaTCTTATGCCTAAATATAACTTTAAGAGGTTCGGGTATGTTTGGGAGTTACAAGTCTTAGCCAATCTTCAGGATTAAGTCACTGCCTAATTTAACCAAATCCCACCCCATTCTCTGTACTCCTTATTCAAAttgtttatttgcataaaaaacacGACACATCggcaaaaggttttttaaatagattaagatcagctgtttttactgttCATAAAACTGGCTACAGGAGCTAGCTAAGCGAAAGCTAATGCTGCTATCTTCTATTAGGTTAAGTAGGGTCACCGTATTGCGTAACCTGAAACATGGAAGCTACCTACGAGCAATATATGGGCAAAATAATCTACAAATGTAGGTGTGTGACACATATAATCACCCATAGTCATGAAACAGCTTACTGAACCGACGCAAAACGAGCTAGCCTCTAACGCAAACATGCTAGCCCGAAGAagcttttatgcaaaaaaagaaaattatcgACATGTCTTTTCTTACCTTCCGctagataaagaaaaaagaagacatcGCGAAAGTCATATCAGCGACGCACATCCACTGAGACATGGCTAGAAATGAGAAACGTTATCGGCTTTTCAGCTgctaattctgacaggactgaaaTCCTGCAggttagataaaaaaaacacacctacTCACTGCCGAGACTTCTGATTGGTCGGGGAGTGTGTATGCTGACATCCTATTGGTCGAATTGCGACACGTCAAACAAGACGGCGTTGTAGGTTGTCAGTAGATGTTGCTGTTCAATCTTACGGGTTTAAAGTTACAAATGTGGTATTACATTATGAATAGTATTGAATGCTGTCTTGCTAGTTATTAATGGGTgtacacacatttttaaaaaaataattcccaGGTTCTAAAAGCCCTTGATGACTTAGGATTTATCTGAGTtacagaaaattgttttttaagtgcAAATCTACCTTTTGAGCATGTCACACCTGTAAACATGAGAGATGCGTTTAAGAATAGTGTATTCTCCAGGAAAACATCATGTCAGCCATAATAGTTTCTAACTCAGGCCGGTAGACTTTTGTGGGGTATCAGTTTCACTAACAACCCAGGTATGATGGAAATACTCAGACGGATGTCCCATTGATCCAGGCTAAGAATATGAGAAGGCCAAACGAGGGGAAAGCTAGGGTTACACACCGGGATCCACATCGGGGGCTTCAAAATATGAGAAATTGATGAGGATGTGACCTTGCCCTCTGTGGTCAGGTGTGGACACAGCCTGTTTTCTTATCCTTGGTATGATCCAACAAGCTGTTCCTCCATAACAACATTAACACTCAgtttatttcttcaaagaaaaaaagtgcaaatacaGACATTTCTACtgacttcttttaaaaatatatattgctcttaattactgacaggtgtcagactttttttgtcatattttggcAGACCCTTACATCCACATAACGCATTTTTCTTGATGTCTTTGAAATTTTGAGGTTTTGTTTCGAACTTTATGAGAACAAGACTCTATGAACCAAACAAAaattgaaacaagaaaaaaaaaaaaaaaaaaacaacaacaacaacaacaacaacaaaacatctacaCAAAGAGCCGGGGACACATAGGAGCAGCATGCGATATAAGATAAGAGAAGGAAAAATGAatgattaaatcaaaacaaacaaatatattcaagaataaaaagtttgtttcaaaatacGAGTTGTTTTCAGGGctgaaatctgaaatctgacgtttaaaaagttaaacaccAATACTTTGTTGCAAAATTTGTACTTACGAATAAACACTTACAATAAACTATGAGCGCATTCAAAATTTTACCAAAAAAGGGGTCATTGTGGGTCAATTTTGTCAACATAACCAAACagaatattttcaaaacaacttcctcctcttcttctttgtccatgaaaaagacaaaaaaaccacCGAACGGAACTTCAGTCTTTTCCAAACAACCTGTGATAAATATTACTTCAATAATGTGAGAGACCACCTGTATTCAATTTATAcagcattattttgttttcttggctcTTTTAGGCTGTTTATATGTTTAGCAGAAGTGGTTTAACTTGAACTGTCGCTGAATCTGAACATGTTCTCATACAGGTCGTAACTTCAAGGCTTATGAAGGTGTTCGGCCGTGTTACAGGTGAAGAAAGCAGCAGTCCCGCTCCCCCCCTCTGTAGCTGGATAATGGTACGGTCCTCGGCTGCGGTGTAGCCCGGTCCCGCCGCTGGGTTTGGTCTTTCCCTCCTGACTCGCAGCAGGCTGGAAGTGCGTATGTGATAAATGGCACTTCTGGGAGACACGGGGCTTTGTCTGCGTGCAAACCAATAGCCCGAGTGATTtccgttttgtttgtttggttgtttgtttggtttttttagccGGAAGCACCTCCAACAAGCCCGAGGTTCGGAGGAGAGCACGCGTTTTCTTGGAAATGTAGACTTTAAGTCGGACTTCGTGAAGGGGAGGTGAATGGAGTTACAACTTGGAGCGGCTTCCGAAGGGACTGAGGTGGGAAACGCGGCGGGGAAACGTTGTCCTCGGCTGAAGAGCGAGGCGGTGACTTGTTGAAAAGCGCGCACAGATTTAGGATGCGCCCGCTGTGGGGCTCGGCGTGCGGCTGTGACCGCGCGGTGGACCCGGGCAGGCTTCGCAAGTCCGCTACGATGCGTCTGCTTCTCCTGCTTTCTCTCCTCCTGCCCTCCTACCTCTGCTGTCCGGACAAGTGCTTGTGCTCCTCGCAGACCGTAAAATGCCAAAACCAGGAGTTGGACTCGATTCCGTCTTCCATACCGGTCAATACCAAGTTCCTGTTCATCACGGGAAACGACATTTCCCAAGTCAACGAGGCCTCTTTCCCGGACCGCCTGGAACTTTTAACAGAACTTTATCTCAGCGGGAATCAGATGGAGCATGTGGACGCAAAGGCTTTTGAAAACTTGCCAAACCTAACGCGGCTGGACCTGAGCAACAACAGAATCCGGGCTTTTAGTGACAGAGCCTTCCCTGACGGCAGTAAGCTGCAGGTCCTGAacctcagcaggtctttgaaCAATCATAATTTCACAGACGAGGTGCTTTCTTTCCTCTACGGTGCGAACCTGCCTCACCTTAAAAGCTTGGACTTGTCCAACAGTGACGTGGTGAGCCTGCCGGACGGCGTCTTCGCCGGCCTCTCCAGCTTGTCCAGCCTCAACCTGCGGAACAGCTCCCTCCTCACCATCCAGAACCGGACGCTGCCCTCGCTGcgggacctggacctggacctggacctgagGGACAACAGCCTAAAGGATCTGCCCACGGCCACGCTGGGCGAGTTCAGCCTCGTACCCGGCCTCCACATCCAGCTGGCGGGGAACCCGTGGCGCTGCACCTGCTTCATCGAGGACCTCCTGGTGTGGCTGAAAAACTCCACCCAGGTGGCGGACGCACAGGACCTGACCTGCACGTACCCGGAGGCCCTGAGAGGCCGGCCGCTCCTGCAGCTGGACCAGTCCCAGCTGAAGTGTCCGGTCGACGTGGACAGCGTGCTGGAGACGTCGTACGTGTTCCTGGGGCTGGTGCTGGCCCTGATCGGCGTCATATTCCTGCTGGTGCTCTACCTGAACAGGAAAGGCATCAAGAGGTGGATGTACAACATCCGGGACGCTTGCAGGGATCACATGGAGGGGTACCAGTACCGGTACGAGATCAACTCTGACCCACGACTGGCCAACCTGAGCATCAACTCGGACGTGTGAGGGCAAGACGGGGCTCTGTCTGGGACATCTAATGACTTTATGCTCTTAAGGTTTGCATGAAAGTCTTCCTCTCCGTTTCCCCGCCACCCCTTTAATCAGATAGTGCATCTctggaggctttttttttggaccCCCCCTTTGCCGCATGTCCCACACAAGTACTTGGCAGCCAGCTGTTTGCATGGACAATGAGTCATGAATCATTGTTGGAGTGATGTGTTTTAGTCCCACTTATCCTTCAGGAAGAACTGGTGGCGTTCATTGACTTTTAAATGCAGGCGTAGATGCCGGAAACGCTCTCATGCTCGTTGCATCCTTCGGCCTCTGGCACAGAGAGATGTTACACAGTTagggtttgtctttttttttttaaatatgtgaacATGTATCATGCAGAAAGCGACGCCTTTTCCGACTGATTATGATACACGCTGCATAGTGTCTGGATTTAGTAGATGGATGTGATtgctctctttttctctgtgaCGATATTTAGCTAAATAAAATGCCTCTGGTTTGCTGGTATCTGTCTGGACTGAGCGCCTTTAATCAGCGGGCTGAAAGGAATGCGCTCCGCGGGCTTTCATCGAGGGCCACACACATTTCACGCGCACTCATTCCTGAGGCATGAAGCATATGGCGAGCTGTAAATCTTAGCCCGACTTGTCAACAAGTTCAGCAATGTGCACGGCTCGGGCGGAGGCACTTTTCATCTCCCCCTTTAGCGCGTTCTAGCGCTGCTTTCATTAAGGGGCGACTCGCAGCAGTGCGATGGAAAGCCTTGAATTTAAAAGCGGGAGCACCTGAAGGAGCGCAGGTGATGAGAGTAGCCAGCTGTTGTCGCCCCTTTAATTTGCAGCCGGATGAGCGCGTTTCC is a genomic window of Kryptolebias marmoratus isolate JLee-2015 linkage group LG16, ASM164957v2, whole genome shotgun sequence containing:
- the tpbgb gene encoding trophoblast glycoprotein b encodes the protein MRPLWGSACGCDRAVDPGRLRKSATMRLLLLLSLLLPSYLCCPDKCLCSSQTVKCQNQELDSIPSSIPVNTKFLFITGNDISQVNEASFPDRLELLTELYLSGNQMEHVDAKAFENLPNLTRLDLSNNRIRAFSDRAFPDGSKLQVLNLSRSLNNHNFTDEVLSFLYGANLPHLKSLDLSNSDVVSLPDGVFAGLSSLSSLNLRNSSLLTIQNRTLPSLRDLDLDLDLRDNSLKDLPTATLGEFSLVPGLHIQLAGNPWRCTCFIEDLLVWLKNSTQVADAQDLTCTYPEALRGRPLLQLDQSQLKCPVDVDSVLETSYVFLGLVLALIGVIFLLVLYLNRKGIKRWMYNIRDACRDHMEGYQYRYEINSDPRLANLSINSDV